One genomic region from Gadus morhua chromosome 9, gadMor3.0, whole genome shotgun sequence encodes:
- the LOC115550794 gene encoding C-Jun-amino-terminal kinase-interacting protein 1 — protein MDTRRPKRPTTLALFPHRAQPRSQDTINNNSLSKKESCKDGRSASPRITGESAQAGASRSQKTGEKVLLGSRRTAPKPPGASGAGGGRTKTDSHTPAGAAADTQTRPQGDRIKTNSTSGVSSYPRRGAGAGGAGGGGGGRERGPGTATGRGRGGGGGGGGEGEVSKRGGRLCEGRVRNGPPPAATGAHKVKTQKVEDKGKAASRTGDRGKRSTGAAGGGGKVSNLLTGPNICVASMVVPRTPVAPRKQRPKDPEKTQDKTGSHDNRGAQDKTGSRDNRVSQDKTGSRDNRGSQNKRQRQQEEQRRREATVQNDVRNQSSPTALSRSNSESGSNRMSISSDIEGPVSDPLCPAATLPDRTNTDIREEDGEGEPAPVAVGALNGNGETQRETHGPWKDAKNRQAGTDATRDQLKGDVPGGLSYSCMRYGLGPDGQPLELDLATELAKGRKDDDSDTETVYQSANEEEDPEYEEERTRLERERLQEQRIEERKRRELQNTRREEVVKLIRQSKMVAVTKSVEEPSSIKSKAPATRKFLNLFVNGNQYKSTGAESFGVFSCFLDGVEKQQSHRAVYRFVPRHADELYLETDDPVLMVSQSEDLWCQGYNMRTGSTGIFPTYYAVRVSKEPSHAPTDAWMDQFPVRFLGSVQVPVHQGNHVLCAAMQKVACNRQISMQPPPACVLEVSVSGLKISAQDKCCSSTRGDQCSHFFQLKNISFCGCHPKHNKYFGFISKHPDQQRFACHVVTTDETSLPLAESVGRAFQQYYAEHIGYSCPTEDIFID, from the exons ATGGATACACGACGACCAAAGAGACCCACCACCCTGGCTCTCTTCCCCCATCGGGCCCAGCCCCGCTCCCAG GacaccatcaacaacaactcTCTATCAAAGAAAGAGAGCTGTAAAGATGGCCGCTCTGCCTCGCCCCGCATCACAG GGGAGTCAGCCCAAGCAGGGGCCAGCCGGTCGCAGAAGACTGGGGAGAAAGTCCTGCTGGGCAGCCGTCGCACCGCCCCCAAGCCCCCCGGCGCCTCCGGAGCAGGGGGGGGCAGAACAaagacagacagtcacacacccGCGGGTGcagctgcagacacacagacccgaCCGCAGGGAGACAGGATAAAAACGAACTCCACCAGCGGTGTATCAAGTTATCCTCgtagaggagcaggagcaggaggtgcaggtgggggaggaggggggagagagagaggcccaggcaCAGCCACTggccgaggaagaggaggagga ggaggaggaggaggagaaggagaggtgtCAAAGCGAGGAGGTCGGCTCTGTGAGGGCCGGGTGAGGAATGGACCTCCGCCGGCGGCGACTGGAGCTCACAAAGTAAAGACGCAGAAGGTGGAGGACAAAGGGAAGGCGGCGTCCAGAACCGGGGACCGTGGCAAAAGATCCACCGGAGCGGCTGGAGGGGGCGGCAAGGTGAGCAACCTTCTCACGGGCCCCAACATTTGTGTGGCGTCAATGGTGGTCCCTCGCACCCCCGTCGCTCCACGAAAGCAGAGACCCAAAGACCCGGAGAAGACGCAAGACAAGACGGGGTCCCACGACAACCGAGGGGCCCAAGACAAGACGGGTTCCCGCGACAACAGAGTGTCCCAAGACAAGACGGGTTCCCGTGACAACCGAGGGTCCCAGAACAAGCGGcagaggcagcaggaggagcagcgcaGGAGAGAAGCTACAG TACAAAACGACGTCAGGAACCAGAGCTCCCCGACGGCACTGTCCCGCTCTAACAGCGAGTCGGGCTCCAACAGGATGTCCATCAGCTCTGACATAGAGGGGCCCGTCTCGGACCCCCTGTGCCCCGCCGCCACCCTGCCGGACAGAACCAACACGGACATCCGGGAGGAGGACGGCGAGGGCGAGCCGGCCCCGGTGGCGGTGGGCGCTCTCAACGGCAACGgcgagacccagagagagacgcACGGCCCCTGGAAGGACGCAAAGAACCGCCAGGCAGGGACGGACGCAACCAGAGATCAGCTGAAGGGCGACGTGCCGGGCGGATTGAGTTACAGCTGTATGAGGTACGGCCTGGGGCCGGACGGCCAGCCCCTGGAGCTGGACCTGGCCACGGAGCTGGCCAAGGGCCGCAAGGACGACGACAGCGACACGGAGACCGTCTACCAGTCGgccaacgaggaggaggaccccgagtacgaggaggagaggacacggctggagagggagaggctgcaAG agcagaggatagaggagaggaaaagaagGGAACTACAAAACACAAGGCGAGAGGAGGTGGTCAAACTCATCAGGCAGTCCAAGATGGTTGCTGTGACAAAGAGTGTGGAGGAGCCCTCCAGCATTAAGAGCAAAGCACCGGCAACCAGGAAGTTCCTCAACTTGTTTGTGAACGGCAACCAGTACAAGTCCACCG GTGCTGAGTCATTCGGAGTGTTCTCCTGCTTTCTGGACGGAGTGGAGAAACAGCAAAGCCACAGAGCTGTCTACag GTTTGTCCCCCGCCATGCTGACGAGCTCTACCTAGAGACAGATGACCCTGTGCTGATGGTGTCCCAGTCGGAGGACCTTTGGTGCCAGGGTTACAACATGAGGACCGGATCTACTGGGATCTTCCCCACTTACTATGCTGTCAGGGTCTCCAAGGAACCCAGCCACG CTCCTACTGACGCTTGGATGGATCAGTTCCCGGTGCGGTTCCTGGGTTCTGTTCAGGTCCCGGTCCACCAGGGAAACCACGTGCTCTGTGCGGCAATGCAGAAG GTTGCATGTAACAGGCAAATATCTATGCAACCTCCACCTGCCTGTGTCCTTGAGGTTAGTGTGTCTGGTTTGAAGATCAGTGCCCAGGACAAGTGTTGTTCCTCTACCAGG GGTGACCAATGTTCACATTTCTTCCAATTGAAGAATATCTCCTTTTGTGGCTGCCATCCAAAACACAACAA GTATTTTGGCTTCATTAGCAAGCACCCGGACCAGCAGCGCTTTGCCTGTCACGTGGTGACGACCGACGAGACATCCCTTCCTCTGGCTGAGTCCGTAGG GAGGGCATTTCAGCAGTACTACGCGGAACACATCGGCTACTCCTGTCCCACCGAGGACATCTTCATCGACTAG